One Polynucleobacter necessarius genomic window, CTAACGCAATACTAATTTGCCAACTAAACCCAATTGGCTCAAAGATGTGTGCAAGCGCTTGCCCCAACATACCAGCAAAACTGTACTGAATAGCCGATTGTGTTGCGCCCTCGGGAGGCAACGGAAAACTCGATAGCGCCCAGAGCGCTACCGTCATTAGCAGAATGATTCCACCAACACGACGCAAGAAAATTTCTGCGCGCTGCCACAAACTGATCGCTAAATTACCGAGACGCGGCAAGTGATAACTGGGCAACTCCATCATGAGCGCATTCATTCGAAATTGCTCACTCGTAAAACGCTTAAGGACCCACGCTACCGCCATCGCACCCAAAATCCCTGCGAGATAAAGCAAGAAAAGCACCAACCCCTGCAAATCAATTCCCGCCCACAACTTTTGCTCAGGAATGAACGCCGAAATTAGCAATGCATATACTGGCAATCGCGCCGAGCAGGTCATCATGGGTGCAATCAAGATAGTCACGAGTCGATCTCGAGCATTGGAAATGCTTCTCGTGGCCATAATTCCGGGGATGGCGCAGGCAAAGCTTGATAACAAGGGAATAAAAGATCGACCCGATAGGCCCACGGAGCCCATCACGCGATCTAATAAATAAGCAGCTCTGGGCAGATAACCGGACTCCTCCAAGAGCAGGATAAAGAAAAACAGAATCAAGATCTGCGGCAAGAAGATTACTACCCCACCGAGGCCTGCCAAAATGCCGTTGATGAATAGACTGCGTAGCCAATTCTCTGGCAAGATCTGCCCGATTTGTGCACCGAGATACTCAACGGTGGCCTTGATGAATTCCATGGGCACGGTAGCCCAACTAAAGACCGCCTGGAAAATACAAAACAGCAACGCTATCAAAATCAGTGGGCCGATGATGGGATGGAGTAATACAGCATCCAAGCGATCGCTCAATTGATCAGGAATAATTTGATCAAGACCTAAATTTTGCAAAATGCGTTGCACTTGCACGTTATCGGATTCAGCATGGGCAATATGGGATGCCACATTTTCCAAAGTAGCGTCGCTACTGCCCGTGCGAAGGTGGTGAAGATTTCGCCAGTCCAATGCGGATAAAAACTGCTTAATGTTATCGGCACCATTTGCCTGAATGCCAATGCTGGTCACCACCGGTAAGCCCAACTCAGTCGAGAGTGCAGCAGTATCAATCTGCAAACCCTGACGCTTGGCGACATCCAGCATATTGAGCACCACGACACAAGGCAAACCTAAGCGCTTGGCCGCCAGGACTAAGCGAAGATTACGACGCAGGTTCATGGCACTCAGAATGCACAGGACTAAATCGGGACGCTTCTCGCCTTCGGCTTTACCTAATAAAACATTACAAGTAACGCGCTCATCGAGCGATCTGGGATACAGACTATAGGCACCTGGCAAATCTAAGATGCGAATATTTTTTCCGGAATCCAGAGAAAGTCGCCCCTCTTTGCGTTCAACGGTCACACCAGAATAGTTGGCGACTTTTTGACGACTACCCGTCAATAAATTGAAGAGCGCTGTTTTTCCGCAATTAGGGTTGCCCAATAGAGCAACAATCGGCTCACTCGGAAAAAAATGAACCGTAGACTCAGACATGAGCAATACGTTCAACAGCAATCATACGCGCCTCGGATTCACGCAAGGCAAAGGTAGAGGCGCCAACGCGAACAAGGTAGGGACCTCTCTTCAGCAAACCTTTGCGAAGTAATGTGACCTGCTCTCCTGGCAAAAACCCAATGTCCTCCAATTGCCCCTTAATTTGCGGAGCACCTTTGGGGGCGTTTACCTCGCTTACGCGATATAGACTACCAAGGTCAACTTGATCTAGATGCATTGAATACAGAGAGCGATTGTGTTTTTGGGCCATTATATCGTTAAATGAGAATGAATATCATTCATGAAAATCCACTCTATTTGACTGAATAATGCCGTTTTTTACCCATTTCAACTTTGATCCAAAACAAAAAGAATGGAATTCATGCATACTAAATCCAATCTCTTAATAAGATTTGATATGTACTTACCAAAACACTTTGCCGTTGATGATCCCGCAATCCTAGCGCAGCTGATTGCGGAATATCCTTTGGCCACTCTGGTTGGAAATTTAGACAATCATCTGGAGGTCAATCACCTCCCATTAATGTTAAGCGCGGATCAATCCAAACTTTATGGTCACATTGCCAGAGTGAATCCCCTGGTCAAAATTGCCGCCAGCAATAACACGAATGTGACCGCAATTTTTCATGGGCCAGATGCGTATGTAACCCCTGCCTGGTATCCATCCAAAAAAGAAACGGGCAAAGTGGTTCCTATATGGAACTATGCGGTCGTTCATGCTCAGGGCACACTCAAGTTAATTGAAGATTCCCAATGGCTAAGAAGTCATGTAGCGCAAATGACAAATATTCATGAGCCCACCAATCAATCCAACTGGAAACTCGATGATGCTCCCGAAGATTATGCTCAGATGATGCTTAGAGCCATCGTTGGCATTGAGATTGATGTCCAGAATTTGGTCGGCAAGTTCAAGCTCAGCCAAAACCGCCCACCAGAGGACTATGCCGCTGTCGTTGATGTCCTGGACAAATCCCCTGCAGAGGTATTGCAGGAAATGCGCAAACTCATGAAACCTCACTAAGGGGTGGTGTAGCCGTATTTTGTAAAAGGGATTTTGCTTGCGTGGTCTGCATAAACTGATATAGCGCCTGCGCATCAAGTGATGCACCTTTTTTAAGACCATGCGCTGTTTAATGGGTGCATGCAGTGCGCGTTCACCAATACATAACGCGTGTCTTTAGCCACTTCAGTCGCCTTAGCGAGCGATAGCGCAGTGAACCCAATGTCCGCAGCCCCAGTGACCACATACGTAGTGGCTACCCCGATGTTGTCACCATAGACAATTTTGTCTTTTGCAAGATCCCACAAACCCTCCGCCTTGAGATACTCAACAGCAGCTTTGCCATAGGGGGCTAAGTCAGGCTTAGCAATGGCAATCCGCCTTGCTTTTTGAATAGCA contains:
- the feoB gene encoding ferrous iron transporter B produces the protein MSESTVHFFPSEPIVALLGNPNCGKTALFNLLTGSRQKVANYSGVTVERKEGRLSLDSGKNIRILDLPGAYSLYPRSLDERVTCNVLLGKAEGEKRPDLVLCILSAMNLRRNLRLVLAAKRLGLPCVVVLNMLDVAKRQGLQIDTAALSTELGLPVVTSIGIQANGADNIKQFLSALDWRNLHHLRTGSSDATLENVASHIAHAESDNVQVQRILQNLGLDQIIPDQLSDRLDAVLLHPIIGPLILIALLFCIFQAVFSWATVPMEFIKATVEYLGAQIGQILPENWLRSLFINGILAGLGGVVIFLPQILILFFFILLLEESGYLPRAAYLLDRVMGSVGLSGRSFIPLLSSFACAIPGIMATRSISNARDRLVTILIAPMMTCSARLPVYALLISAFIPEQKLWAGIDLQGLVLFLLYLAGILGAMAVAWVLKRFTSEQFRMNALMMELPSYHLPRLGNLAISLWQRAEIFLRRVGGIILLMTVALWALSSFPLPPEGATQSAIQYSFAGMLGQALAHIFEPIGFSWQISIALVPGMAAREVVVSSLATVYALSSSSADAAEALIPLISTGWSLATALSLLAWFVFAPQCLSTIAAVKRETGGWKIPVIMLSYLFGLAYIASFITYHLAIFFGLG
- a CDS encoding FeoA family protein — its product is MAQKHNRSLYSMHLDQVDLGSLYRVSEVNAPKGAPQIKGQLEDIGFLPGEQVTLLRKGLLKRGPYLVRVGASTFALRESEARMIAVERIAHV
- a CDS encoding FMN-binding negative transcriptional regulator; amino-acid sequence: MYLPKHFAVDDPAILAQLIAEYPLATLVGNLDNHLEVNHLPLMLSADQSKLYGHIARVNPLVKIAASNNTNVTAIFHGPDAYVTPAWYPSKKETGKVVPIWNYAVVHAQGTLKLIEDSQWLRSHVAQMTNIHEPTNQSNWKLDDAPEDYAQMMLRAIVGIEIDVQNLVGKFKLSQNRPPEDYAAVVDVLDKSPAEVLQEMRKLMKPH